One genomic segment of Vibrio penaeicida includes these proteins:
- a CDS encoding glycine betaine ABC transporter substrate-binding protein, with protein sequence MTLIELDWASQRVLTHALANILEDQGIDTDIIVHSSPEQWLQLSTGRADIQIEVWEGTMGNKFMSHVKRERMQVGGTHHATTREDWWYPQYSEALCPGLPDWKALQKCASVFSPDGKGKGIYYSGPWEKPDRARIRALELDFEVVTLETSDELNGLIHRYIESRVPFLVFNWTPNWVEAIYEGSFVEFPDFTEECQSDAEWGYNKKHIWDCGNPKGGWLKSVVSNNLAIKSPCALNIVRHFKLSNSDLALAASLLDAHTLTIEEAAQVWQIGNKERIDAIIKEANCQ encoded by the coding sequence GTGACTTTAATAGAGCTCGATTGGGCCAGTCAGCGTGTACTTACCCATGCCTTAGCGAATATTTTGGAAGATCAAGGCATTGATACAGACATCATTGTTCACTCTTCCCCTGAGCAATGGTTACAGCTGAGTACAGGGCGAGCCGATATCCAAATTGAAGTGTGGGAAGGCACAATGGGTAACAAGTTTATGAGTCATGTAAAGCGTGAGCGCATGCAAGTAGGCGGCACGCACCATGCCACGACTCGGGAAGATTGGTGGTATCCCCAATACAGTGAAGCGCTTTGCCCAGGGTTACCAGATTGGAAAGCGTTGCAGAAATGCGCCTCCGTATTTAGCCCCGACGGGAAAGGAAAGGGTATTTACTATTCAGGGCCTTGGGAAAAGCCAGATCGGGCTCGCATACGAGCGCTTGAATTGGATTTTGAAGTGGTCACATTAGAAACCAGTGATGAGCTGAATGGCCTGATCCATCGTTATATTGAAAGCCGGGTACCGTTTTTAGTTTTCAACTGGACACCAAATTGGGTAGAGGCAATCTATGAAGGCAGCTTTGTCGAATTTCCCGATTTCACTGAGGAATGCCAATCCGATGCTGAATGGGGTTATAACAAAAAGCATATATGGGATTGCGGCAACCCAAAAGGTGGATGGCTTAAAAGCGTCGTTTCGAATAACTTAGCAATCAAATCACCCTGCGCATTAAACATTGTTCGTCATTTCAAGTTATCCAATTCCGACTTGGCACTTGCAGCGTCATTACTGGATGCGCATACCCTCACTATTGAAGAAGCAGCGCAAGTTTGGCAAATCGGAAACAAAGAACGTATTGATGCCATCATAAAAGAAGCAAATTGCCAGTAA